The genomic stretch AGATTTCTTCATGATATTCAAATCCGCAGATTCGATTGTCTTCAATTTCTTTTCAATCTCTTTTTCGAGATTATTAATAAAATTATCCATTGTCGGCGTAATAATAGCAACAACCATAAAGATAATCACGACTGCCTGTTTCCAATAACGGCGCATAAAATCTACCGAAAGAAAAACTAACTTCGCAAACAATCATAAGAGTATCGGGATCTCAAAGACAATGTTCATCGCAAGGCACATCATTAAAAGTGTTAAGATATACGAATCGCACACAATCAAATTATCCACCTCACCACTTACCTGATATGTTTACAAAAAGCGAAAAGTCTGTGGAAAGATCAGAAAGTAGCTGCCCCCCAAATCCAAACATCACAGAGCTGACTCCGACTGTCTGCGTGATATATCGCCGTTCGTTATCGTATAATGTGGGAGAGACAAAACGGAATAACTGATAAAGAATATATGGCGAAGCACACAGCACGCCAACACATAGGGCCGTCTTCATGTGGATGATGAATTGCCGCGCTAACCCTGTATTAATAAGTCGAACGGAAAATGATTCCATTGCACCTCCTGCCCATGCAGCCATCCGGTTGAGCAGCTGATAGGTAATAAAACCGCCATCCTTCGGTACGAGTACAACGCCAAATAACTGTTCTTTGAAGAAGAAAACCACGATACCGAACACGACGGCTACGGCGACAATTTTTATAATTGCCGCCCGCAACACGTCCAGATGTTCCCAAAAAGATTGTGTGTTCGCTTCAGTAGCCATCAGTTATCCTTTTTGTTCTATGTCCTTTATTTCGTCTATCTCTTTTTCTACATTGTTCATCCCTTCCTTGAAAGAGCGAACGCCTTTGCCGATTCCTTTCATCAGTTCAGGAATCTTCTTGCCGCCAAAGAACAGCAATACAACCAATACGATCAGCAGTACTTCCTGCATGCCGATACCGCCGATAAATAGTGGTGTTACCATCATAGCTTTTATTTGTTTATTTTACTTTTAATAAAAATGACCCGGAAGGCAGACATAATTAGCTCATTCCGGATCATCTTCTCCTGTTATTGTATATTGTCGAATGTAAATTCCAGACGGCTGTCCATCTCATCGAAAACCATCAAATCCGAAGTAACTTTCCCTATCGGAATAATCCGCATGGTCAGTTGCCCCATGTCAGGGTCATCTGCTTTGGCATAAAAGATGGCAATCGTGTTATTGGAAGGACAATAAGTGATGTCACCGTTTTCGAAACGAAGCTGCCCCTCTTCGGTATTAGTCGGCCGCCGGGGCATAGAACCGTAATATTCACGGCCTCCATAGCGTCCCAAAGTCGCAGTCAGAGGAAACATACCCCGGATTTCGTCAGCTAACGGGGTGTCGAGCCATTCCCCGGTAAACGTATGCCCTCCGGCAGTAATACGAACCGACGCACCCTGCGACTCTTCCCGTTCGATACCGATTCGTTCAAGCCAGTCCTGTACTTGCGATTCGGCGGAAGGTACGTCTGTTGCCTCAATAGCAATGCCTTCCAGCACATTCGCACCAGTAGCTTCCTCTTTGACGGAATTATAGGTGCGGCCGGCTCCGTATCCGTCATGCGTACAGAACGGAACGACTGTTTTGCCGGAGAGGTCATAAGAGGACAGGAACGAACGTATTGCTTGTGGAACATCCAATGCCCAGTTCGGGTAGCCGATAAAGACAATATCGTATTGGTCCATATTCTCAATGCGGTTTTTAAGTGCGGGAAGTGTTCCGGCAGCCTGCTCCGCATGGTTCTGGTCGCGCACATCGTCGAACTCCGTCGGATAGGGTTCCGAAGTCTCTATCAGATGCAGGTCTCCGCCCACAGCCGTTTGGATATAGCGGGCGACCATTTCGGTCGTACCACGACGCGTTCCCTTATCTACAAGGATGCTTGCCCCGGTCGTGGCATCCACATCCGCCGCATAGTTCGTATTCCCCCAACGGCTGAACCAGGCAATCAGAATCTTTCCGTTTCCGGGGGTAACCGTTCCCGGATTGTCGTTATCATCATCGTCGTTTCCCGGATCATTGGGAACTTCGGGGATATCAATTTCTGAACTGTCATCCCCTGCGCCACATCCGGCAAAAGTCATTGCCGGAACGAGCAGCAATAAAGATATAAATAACCGTTTCATAATCTTGCTTTTTTAATTGATTTGACTCAGCCAGTCGGCAATCATTGAGTGGCAGTTGGACGTTTGGCCTGAACGTATCCACAGGCTCGGTTCGAGGAAGTCGCCACCCGGAATGAGCCGTCGGGCATCGGACTCGACACCACTGATACCGCTGCTGGAACTGGATACGATCAGTCCGATGCTCTTACCCTCCATCAGACTACCATATTGGAACAGGAATGTTTGTAAGGGAGCTGCCATATTACTCCACCAAAGAGGTGCGCCTACGATAATCCGGTCGTAATCGGCGATATTCACCTCCACGGGTTTGATTTCCGGATAGGATGCCGCATCATTCGGATTATTCCGGATTGCCTGAATCAGCGCACTACCTATTGCGTAGTTATTGGCCGCATAGTCGAGCCCCTCTTCGGCAGGTTCGACCCGTACCACATCGGCTTCTATCTGCGTCTGCAAATCGCTGACGATGGTATGCACATTATTTGTAAAGCTGTAATACACAATGAGCGTTTTTCCCGATGTCGGGTCAGGATCGGGAGTCGGTGTCGGCACCTCGGTATCAGGTGCGTACGGTTCGTCTTCATCGGGAGAGCAGGCGCTCAATCCCACCGCTACAAAAGCGGCAAACAAAAAATACAGATACTTTTTCATAACGCTTATAATTTAATTAAATGATTCAATGTCAGTTGTTTTTAAGAATACCTATTTGTTCGAGCCATTTCTCCACATCGCCGCGTGAATTTTCCGCCTGGCTGCCATATACGGCCAGACTTCCGAGTATTGTCGAATTGGGGCATACCGAACGGATGTCGCT from Phocaeicola dorei encodes the following:
- a CDS encoding flavodoxin encodes the protein MKRLFISLLLLVPAMTFAGCGAGDDSSEIDIPEVPNDPGNDDDDNDNPGTVTPGNGKILIAWFSRWGNTNYAADVDATTGASILVDKGTRRGTTEMVARYIQTAVGGDLHLIETSEPYPTEFDDVRDQNHAEQAAGTLPALKNRIENMDQYDIVFIGYPNWALDVPQAIRSFLSSYDLSGKTVVPFCTHDGYGAGRTYNSVKEEATGANVLEGIAIEATDVPSAESQVQDWLERIGIEREESQGASVRITAGGHTFTGEWLDTPLADEIRGMFPLTATLGRYGGREYYGSMPRRPTNTEEGQLRFENGDITYCPSNNTIAIFYAKADDPDMGQLTMRIIPIGKVTSDLMVFDEMDSRLEFTFDNIQ
- the tatC gene encoding twin-arginine translocase subunit TatC, with amino-acid sequence MATEANTQSFWEHLDVLRAAIIKIVAVAVVFGIVVFFFKEQLFGVVLVPKDGGFITYQLLNRMAAWAGGAMESFSVRLINTGLARQFIIHMKTALCVGVLCASPYILYQLFRFVSPTLYDNERRYITQTVGVSSVMFGFGGQLLSDLSTDFSLFVNISGKW
- a CDS encoding twin-arginine translocase TatA/TatE family subunit, which codes for MVTPLFIGGIGMQEVLLIVLVVLLFFGGKKIPELMKGIGKGVRSFKEGMNNVEKEIDEIKDIEQKG
- a CDS encoding flavodoxin encodes the protein MKKYLYFLFAAFVAVGLSACSPDEDEPYAPDTEVPTPTPDPDPTSGKTLIVYYSFTNNVHTIVSDLQTQIEADVVRVEPAEEGLDYAANNYAIGSALIQAIRNNPNDAASYPEIKPVEVNIADYDRIIVGAPLWWSNMAAPLQTFLFQYGSLMEGKSIGLIVSSSSSGISGVESDARRLIPGGDFLEPSLWIRSGQTSNCHSMIADWLSQIN